A window from Telopea speciosissima isolate NSW1024214 ecotype Mountain lineage chromosome 8, Tspe_v1, whole genome shotgun sequence encodes these proteins:
- the LOC122672345 gene encoding uncharacterized protein LOC122672345: MEILYRALNAITIKDRFPIPTVDELLDELQGAQYFSKLDLCSGYYQILVHPTDVHKTAFRTHEGRYEFHVMPFGLSNAPSTFQATMKSVFRPFLRQFVLVFFDDILVLQVLHSHKLHAKLSKCAFGQLSIDYLGHRVSAQGYYRRFIRRYAQLAAPLTDLLKKGAYSWSTVAQEAFTHLKEVMTTDPVLSLPNFGHPFIVETDASGESIGALLLQQGHPIAYFSKKLPPHLQLASAYVRELYAITQSVMRKDNNAADALSRVSYPTVTLFAFSAPTLDFLEQLREEVANNPELKTICAGLQANPNDYEGYAIRNGLLYHHQQLVLASDSPLRELFLKEFHASPVGGHAGFLHTFNRVSTNLFWKGMRAYVKQYVASCVVCQQMKPINTSPAGLLQPIPVPEQVWEDISMDFIMGLPISGGKSIIFVVVDRLSKYAHFCALASNFTSQRVAEIFATDVAKLHGFPRSIISDRDPLFLSTFWRELFRLQGTTLAMSRAYHPQTVGQTEVLNRCIEMYLRSFVADVPQQWLKYLHWAEFCNQAVDQELQSRDQVLRALRLNLSRAQAYMKSQADKKRSDKELLFDGYH; encoded by the exons ATGGAGATTTTATATAGAGCTTTGAATGCCATTACCATTAAAGATAGATTTCCCATCCCTACAGTGGATGAGCTTTTAGATGAGTTGCAGGGAGCACAATATTTTTCCAAGTTGGACCTCTGTTCTGGTTACTACCAGATTTTGGTTCACCCAACTGATGTTCACAAAACCGCCTTCCGTACTCACGAAGGACGCTATGAATTCCATGTCATGCCGTTTGGGTTATCCAATGCGCCGTCAACATTCCAAGCGACTATGAAGTCTGTTTTTCGACCATTCTTACGGCAATTCGTCTTGGTGTTTTTCGACGACATTCTG GTGCTTCAGGTATTGCACTCGCATAAGCTCCATGCAAAATTATCTAAATGTGCCTTTGGCCAATTATCCATCGATTATTTGGGGCACAGAGTGTCAGCCCAGG GGTATTATCGACGTTTTATACGCCGCTATGCGCAGTTGGCTGCCCCGTTAACtgacttgttgaagaagggggcgTATTCTTGGTCTACTGTAGCTCAAGAAGcctttactcacttaaaagagGTAATGACTACAGATCCTGTCCTCTCTCTTCCCAATTTTGGCCATCCTTTTATTGTAGAAACAGATGCCTCGGGAGAGAGCATTGGAGCACTTCTACTACAGCAGGGTCACCCCATTGCATATTTTAGTAAAAAATTACCACCACACCTGCAGCTGGCTTCAGCTTACGTGAGAGAGCTCTATGCAATTACCCAATCAGTGATGC GCAAAGACAATAATGCTGCAGATGCACTGTCTCGTGTTAGCTACCCCACCGTGACCCTCTTTGCTTTCTCCGCACCCACTTTGGATTTTTTGGAGCAACTTCGAGAAGAGGTAGCCAATAACCCCGAGCTCAAGACCATCTGCGCTGGGCTTCAGGCCAACCCCAACGACTATGAGGGTTATGCCATTCGTAATGGGCTTCTTTATCATCACCAACAACTAGTATTAGCTTCAGATTCACCCCTTAGAGAGCTATTTCTCAAGGAGTTTCACGCATCTCCGGTTGGTGGACACGCAGGGTTTTTACACACCTTCAACAGGGTCTCCACCAATTTATTCTGGAAAGGAATGCGAGCCTATGTCAAGCAATATGTGGCCTCATGTGTCGTATGTCAACAAATGAAGCCAATCAACACTTCCCCAGCCGGCCTTCTCCAACCTATACCTGTACCAGAACAAGTTTGGGAAGATATTAGCATGGATTTCATAATGGGGTTGCCCATTTCAGGGGGGAAGAGCATCATCTTTGTGGTGGTCGATCGACTATCAAAATACGCTCACTTTTGCGCTCTCGCCAGCAACTTCACCAGCCAACGGGTCGCTGAAATTTTTGCCACTGATGTCGCTAAACTTCATGGCTTCCCTCGTTCAATTATCAGTGACAGAGATCCCTTGTTTTTGAGTACGTTCTGGCGCGAACTCTTTCGACTCCAAGGGACCACGCTCGCCATGAGTAGAGCGTACCACCCTCAGACGGTTGGCCAAACTGAGGTGTTGAACCGTTGCATCGAGATGTATTTGCGAAGCTTTGTTGCCGACGTGCCCCAACAGTGGCTTAAGTATCTTCATTGGGCTGAGTTCTG TAACCAAGCCGTAGATCAAGAGCTGCAGTCACGTGATCAGGTACTTCGGGCCCTTCGGCTCAATCTCTCTCGTGCTCAGGCATACATGAAGTCACAGGCCGATAAGAAGCGCAGTGACAAGGAACTGTTGTTCGATGGCtatcactga
- the LOC122672347 gene encoding uncharacterized protein LOC122672347 yields the protein MAAFMVGVNMACELGVDKIWIESDSAALVTTVLSRKVPWYFLQRWWSAMAFLDSIQWRITHCYREANAAADALANNAAKQKSLGFWDNPPPFIAAAVSNDAHGRPYCRFP from the coding sequence ATGGCGGCCTTCATGGTTGGAGTAAATATGGCTTGTGAATTAGGTGTTGATAAGATCTGGATTGAAAGCGACTCAGCAGCCTTAGTAACTACAGTCCTCTCTCGCAAGGTTCCCTGGTATTTCCTACAGCGTTGGTGGTCGGCTATGGCATTCTTGGATTCTATCCAATGGAGAATCACCCACTGCTATAGGGAAGCAAACGCAGCAGCAGATGCCCTAGCAAACAATGCGGCTAAGCAAAAGAGCTTGGGCTTTTGGGATAATCCACCGCCTTTCATTGCTGCAGCAGTCTCTAATGATGCGCACGGCAGGCCATACTGCAGATTTCCCTAA